The Haloarcula halophila nucleotide sequence GAGCAGTGGTATTCGGAAAACGGTGCCAAGATGGACGTCTTCGCTCCGGCTGGAGCCCCGCTAGTCCTTGTCGCCGGCGGTCACGAGCGGAGTGTAACCGTCGAGAAGAACACGACTGCTTCGACAGTAGACGGTTTGGCGAACAGCGACGACTGACGTTGGGTCTGGTGGTGAAAGAGCAGGACGCCAGCAACCCGCCTTACGCTCCATCGGACACTGCGACCTTTGCAGTGAGAGCTTCAGTCACCAGAGACCGAGGGTCGCGACTCGGTCGAGGAGTCTGCTTCTCTGAACGTCATCGTGAGTCCGTCGACGGTCATCTCAGGGCAAGCGATTCGAAGTCCGTTCTGAAGACGGTCCGATGGTGACCATCGCCATCGTACTGCATCTCCGTCTCGACCAGTCCTGCCTCCTGGAGGGCATTCAACCGTCGATACACCGTCGCCCGGGAAGCGCCACATTCGACTGCGATGTCGCGGGCGGGCTTGGCATCTGTACTGATCGCCTCCAGGATTTGCTGAGCGTATGCCGCGTTGAGACGTGTGAGAATCTCGCTTGACGGGAGCGTGTCGGCTTCCCTCTCTGAGTCATCGGTCGTTGTCGTGTCGGTGATTGACATGGTCGTGCTCTGAGTAAGACTGTGTCACGACACCCTCCCAAACCTACTGTCAACTGACGTTGTCTCGCAGACGACTCCCGGGCTATTAGTATTACGTTGTGAATCGATGACACACGATACAGCCACCCCCACTTCCACCGTTCGGTGTTGCGGTCAGTGAAACACGGAGTGGGGGCTTAGATGTGAGGCGAACCGATCGGAAAACTGTATGCGGATTCGTCGGCTCTCTGGACGGCGTCGCCACCTCATACCCCCCTTGGACGCATCGACCTCCGACAGCGGACGTCGCTACTCCCGTCCCAGTAGACGAGGGAGTCCAACGCGATGACCACTGACCAGTCCCCGGACTCGACGGCGAGTGGCGCAACTGACGGGGGAGCCGAGTCGGCCACTCAGCGAGAGGGGCGTACCCCCGACAGCGTCGCGGAACAGAACTGGCTACTGGAAACGGACGACAGTGCCCCCCGTCGCGATAGACAGGTACTCGTTGTGGGAGAGACCGTCGTCGGGCGTACACTCACCCTCTTGCTCCATCGAGAGGGCTACGATCCACTACTCGTGCGCCAGTCCAGTGACTCTATCGAGTCGCGAGCGACGTTCCTCCCTCAGCCAGCGTGTCGGGTCATGGACTCGCTCGCGATCGACACAGCCTCGTCGGACCACGGGGTTCCAGTCCAGCGTGTCTCGTTCGAACAGGGCAGGACCTCGGCGAAACCGTCGTCTGTCACCACGGCGGCCAGTAGCCCGGGCGATCCCGGCGCGGTTGTCGTGGATACGCCGTGGCTCACAGACGCGCTGGAGGCGACGCTTCCGGATCGACACCGCAGTACTGATCGCGCTCTCGCCACGCTCTCGCCACGAGACGATGGGTTGGAAGTCACGTTCGAGGACGGCATCACCGAGTGGTTCGACGTGCTCGTCGATGCCACTCTCGACGGTGTGGCACACGGGCGGACACGCACCACCGAACCAGCTACAGCGACGCTGGCACAGTACGAGGCGGTGGCCGACACGCAGCCGGTCGACTCGCGACAGGTTCGGGAGGCCTGGTATTCGAACGCTTTCGTGCAACGACTCCCCGTTTCCGGCGGCGAGGCAACCCTCGTCCGTCTCACAGTTCCACAGACAGCAGTTGAGTCGATCTCGCCCAGCGAGGGATTCCACGCCCTGAACGACGAAGGCGGTCCCGAAATCGGGGGCGGGCTTCCACCTGTAGACGAGTGGGAGTCGACCGTCGTTCGACAGTGTGTCGACTGTGGAGACAGCGACCGGACACTGTGGGGGGGCGATCGGATCGTGTCATGTGGTCCAGCGGCCTATCCAACAGCGCCGGCAACCGGGTTTTCACCCTGGTTCGGCATCGAGAGTGGTCGCAGATTGCTCTCCGAACTGACGCGCCGGAACCGCTCGGTGTCGGACGTGATCGATGCGTACACGCGCCAGCGACACCAGCGACTCGGCACGCTTCGACGGACAGTCCAAGAGACACGGGAAGCCCACGCGTACCCGGTTCTGGAATCGGCCCCGACGGTACTGGAGCGGGTCGCTGAACTCCGACAACTGGCGCTGGGGTCGTTCCTCGATAGTCGGTTACGGGCGATCCAGTGGGGGAGCCAGACCCTCCCTGACCAGTCTCGGTAGTCAGTCATCCTCGCCAAACAGCAGTTCGAAGGTCTGCTGCTCTGCGAGTCGGAGGTGTTTGTTGAACGTCGGCTGTGTAATATCCAGCCGAGTCGCGACCTCGCTCCCGTCGTGTTCGCGGGGCCACTCGAAATACCCTGCAGCGAGTGCCGTTCGGACGACCTCCAGTTGCCGGTCAGTGAGCGCTGTCTGGACCTGCTCGCTCAGTTCAGATGGTGTCCGGTCCTGGCGCTGGAGCTGACGCTGTGCGGTGAGTGAAAGCGACGGGGCGACGTCTCGAATCCGCTCGACAAACGATCGCACGTCTGCCTGTCGTGGCACCTCGACGAGGAGGGTCGTCTCACCGGGCTCGGCGACAGCCTCCCGGAGGATACCACCGTACTCGGCGATCGGGGAGCCGAACCAGTCAGTCGCGTGCGCCTCGACCAGGGTCGATGCCGGCCCGGCAGTGACGACGTCGACTACCCCGGGGAGGCGCTGCTCGGCGATCTCGATCGCGTCGGTCGGGACATCGCCTTCGAAACTGAAGTAGAGGGTCGTGGACCCCTCCTGCCCGGCAGCCGTCCGTTCGAGTCTGACGCGACAGTCCGCGTCGGTTGCCGCCTGTGCGAACGGGAGTGTCTCGCCAGCACCGCGGAACTCAGTTCGACGGTCTCGTCGGATTCGAGGGCCCGACGGCGCTCGATCGCTGCCAGCGCGTTCGCGATGGTGGCCCCGAGTTGGGAGAGAACGTCGCGTTCGCGCTTGCCGAACTCGTTGGGTGACTCGGAGCCGACAGTCAACACACCACGTGTGACGTCGTCGTAGGTCAGCGGGACCGCACAGAGGGATTGGTACCCCTCGGAGAGTCCGATCCGTCGCCAGTCGTCTGCTGGCCCATCGCCGACGAGCGAGTCTTCGACCTCCAGTTGATCGGTCGTCCAGGCATCGACTGCGGGATGTGGGTCCACCGTCTCACCCGCCGTCGTCAGATCCATTGATTCGACGTATCGGGCCGTCGTCCCGACGATCGCTCGGGGTACGAAACGGTCGGATCCGGCGTCGACGCCGCCGATCCACGCCAGATCGTACGGTCCCGTCTCGGCGAGGCGCTCACAGACTGCCTGTTCCACGTCGGCACTGCTCGAGGCCTCGGTGATCGCGGCCTCGACCCGCTGTGTGAGGCGAGCGATACGGTCCAGCCGTTCCGCTCGCTCCGTCTGTGTCTGCAACTCCTCCTCTCGAGCGGCGAGCCGTCGCTGGCCTTCGAGATGATTGAGTGCTGCCTCCAGCGTCGCGGCGAGCACGTGGGCGGCCTGAACGGACTCCGCACCTAACGACCCGTCGGGAGTCCCCACAGGAGGGTGCCGTGGCTCCCGAGTGAGAGCGCGCGCCAGGCTGAGAGAGCCGCCAGCCCTGTTGGAGGCCCGGACTCGGCTTGCCCGCTGTGAGAACACCGTATCTGTTCGACCCCGTCGGATGTGACGCTCGTGCCAGCCGCGAACCCCTCCCAGAGTGGGCTCTCGCCCGGACCGATGGGGTCGCTCGCCATGTCTGTAGGGAGTTGCCCGGCCAGTACCTCCGGTCTGAGGACCCCCTCATCGTCGTCGTACAGGAAGGCCCCGACGGCAGGGAGATTGAGGGTCTCGGCGGCCGCCTCGACGGCGATTCGCGTCGCCTCTTCGGGTGTGTCCGCCGTGGCGAGATCGTCGGTCGCGTTATCGAACGAGGCCATACGTCGCTCTCGCCGTTTCCGCTCGGTGATGTCTCGACTGACGACGACGAGCCGTGTCTGACCATCGTCCCACTCGGTCGGGTAGTAGTCCGACTTGACCCAGCGGGTCGCTCCATCGGGGCGTCTGATTCGATACTCCTTGGAGTAGCTCTCTGCCGCCGTTCCGGCTCGAACAGCAGCGACGATGTCCTCGACGAACTGTCGGTAGGCGTCTGCATCCTGTGGGTGGAGCGTGTCGAAGAACCCCTCGTCGTACGTCTCGGTGAGTTCCTCGAGCGACTGTCCCCAGATATCCTCGTAGCCGGAACTCACGTACTCGGGGGCCTGTGATCCGGAGGTGATCGCCTCGGCGCGCGTGATGAGGATCGCTTCGTCGATCCGATCGAGGACCGCACGGAGTCGCCGTTCGCTACGGCGCCGATCAGTGACGTCCCGACTGAGTGAGACGTGGCGCTGTTCCCCGTTGAGTTCGATACTCGTTCCTTTCACCTCCAGCCAGCGGATCTCCCCGTCGCTGGTCTCGACGGCCCACTCTGTCTGCTTGGGCCCGTCGGCGTCGAGTACCGTTTCGATGAACTCCTTCGCGCGGTCGATCGTATAGCCCTGCTCGGCCGGGCTGAATCCGGGGATTCCCATCTCCAGTATCTCCTCGCGGTCGTATCCCAGCATGTCACAGAACGTCTCGTTGGCGTCGACGAGTTCTGCCGTGTCAGGATCGTGGACCGTGATCGAGTCGGTGACGCCGTCGAAGATCTGTTCGTACTCGCGCTCGCGGCGCTTGCGTTCGGTGATATCATACAGGAGCGCGACAATGCGTTGCTCGCCCGCGATCTCACCCAGCTCGTGTCTCGCTCGGACCCATACCGTCTCACCGTTTGCCGCCTCCAAGGCCCACTCGAACTCCTGTCCGCCCTCACGCGCGGACTCCTGGATCAGCCGTCTGGCTTCCTGGGCACTGGCACCCTCGTCCGTGGCCTGGAACTCCGACAACGGTCGCTCGATGAACGCCTCGCGGTCGTATCCGAGCAGCTCTGCCATCTGTCTGTTGACGGTGACCACGTCACCACTCTCCGGGTCGTGGACGACGATTCCGTCACCGGCCATCTCGAATATCTGTTCGTACTCGCGCTCACGGCGCGTGCGTTCGGTGATGTCCTCGACACGGCCGACGACGCGGTCGACTTCGCCACGCTCGTTTGTGATCGGGAACCGGGTGACGGTGACCCATCGTGTCTCACCGTCCCGGTCGATACGGTACTGACCTTCGTACGTTTCCTGTGGCTCGCCGGCAGCCACGTCGTCGATCAATCGCTGGACGTCGGCCTCGTATCTCTCACGGTCGTCCGGGTGAGCGACGTCGACGAACGATGTCGGCTCCTCGTACAGTTCCTCGACAGGCCGTCCGTAGATGTCCTCGTACGCCGGGTTGATGTACAGCATCTCCGAGTAGTCTGCCGTCGTGAGATAGACGATCTCGTCGATATGTTCGGCGATGAGACGGAACCGACGCTCACTTTCACGGCGTTCCCGGGCCTGCTGGACCCGGTCGAGTGCCGTCGTCGCGTGTCGCGCGAGGATTCGCGTTGCGTCGAGCGTGACCGTGTCGATCTGGCCGGCTCCCGGCGCTGCTGCGGCGACGAGACCGTGACCGTCGAGCGGGACGAGAACTGTCTCTGTGGATTGGTCTTCGTCGGGCTCCGTCTCAGACTCGACACGTAGTGCTTCCGCTTGGTACGCATCGTACGGCACCGAACCAGGCTCGATCAGATCGGACCCCGTCAAGCCCGCTGTGAGACCACGCTCCGAGTCGCTACGCACGACCGGGGCAGTTCCGGCCGTCGTCCGTCGCACGCCAGCAGGCCGGCGCTGTCAGGTCGAGGACCTCTGTGATGGCATCCGCAACGGCCTCGTACACGGCCTGTTCCGTCTCGGCGGTCTGGACGGCTTCGGTCGACTCGTGGAGAGAACGGACCATCTTCTCACGTCGCTTTCGTTCCGTGACGTCGGTGTACCAGACGTACGCATCGGCCACTCCACTCTCGCCCCGGCCAGCATCGAAGTGAATTACGTTGAACAGAAACTCGCGGGTTCCGCTCGCTGTCTGCCGTGGTGCGGTCGCGTTGACACGGTCACCGCTCGCTGCTTGCCGTCGGAAGCGGTCGAAGTCGGCGTGTTCGTCCTCCGGAACGAGCATCTCTTCGACAGAGGCCCCGACAACCTCGTCGGCAGCGAATCCGAAGACCGTCTCGAATGCGGGGTTGATCTCTCTGATAATCGGCTCGTCGTCCTCCTCAAACCGAACCCGGACGACTGGGTCGGGGTTGTTCTCGAACAGTATCGATCGTCGATCCCGTTCCTGTTCGAGTCGTCGCTCGTACTCTGTGCGCGCGGTCACGTCCCGGGACAGGGCGAGAACGCGGTCCTCCCCCGCAATGGTGGCCGGTGTCAACTTCGTCTCCAACCGTCGCTGCTCCCCGGCAGCAGTTTCGATCGTCCACTCGACGGTCTGGGCTTCTCCGGTCGCCGCGACACGTCGCTGGCGATCGTAGAGTGTTCCTGGCCCGGAGCCAGCATCGGACACACTGAGTCCACCGAGACCCATCTCCAGCAGCGTCGCGCGGTTGTATCCCGTCAGTTCGGTCATCGTCTGATTGACGTCGACGATCCGTTCCTTCCAGGGATCGTGGACGGTGATGACGTCGTTGACGTTGTCGAACACCTGCTGGTACTTCCGTTCCTCTCGACGCCGTTCAGTGATATCCACCGACGTGGTTAGCACTACCTCACGGCCACCGACGTGGACTGTTCGCAGGCGTGCTTCTGTCCACCGAACCCCGTCCGCGGCTGTCTGGAGTGGCCATTCGATCTCGATTTCCTCGTCTTGCTCCGTAACACTCGACACAACCCGCGTTATCCACTCGTGGTCGTATCCGGGGATATCGGCGGTGAACTCGCCGATTTCCATCGACTCTGTCTCCGCCCGATCCTGGCCAAGTAGTTCACAGAGTGTCTCGTTGGCGTGGAGCATCTCACCCGTGTCCGGATCGTGGAGAATGGCGACGCCCCCGATATTGTCGAAGATCTCGCGCGCGCTCGTCTGTGCACGTTCCCGTTCGACGATTTCTCGCAAGCGCTCTCCCAGTACACCTGGGGCTGTCTCGGCTAGTCCGCGCGGAAGCCACTCTGCCGTACCGACCGACAACACGTCCCCGATCAACTCCTCCTCGGCACTCCCCGCTAGTACGACTACCGGTGTATCCGGACGTTCAGCCGTCCACTGCTGTACGATGTCGACGACACTGTCCTCTCGCAGGCCGCTGCGTACGAGCAGACAATCGGTCTCCGGGGCCGCGTCCCCGTGGTCCCCCATGTCGTTCTCGTGTCGAGTGAGAGCCCAGCCCCCTGTTCCAATGCCGATCGAAGCTCGCTGTCCGGATCCTCCCCCACAAGCAGGAACGAAAACGAGCGAGAGCCACCTGCAAACATAGATACTACCTGATACTCAACGCCCGTAAATTGCTGGTAAGGAGTCACGATAGCGTCCAGACGACGCAGTATCCGAGTGGCTACAGTTCGCCGGCAATTGCGAGCGCCCGGTCGGTCGAACCCTCAACGACAACCGCAGTGGTCACGCCGTCGTCGGTCCACGCCACGACGGCACGGTCCGCAACTGTTTGGACAGCAACCGTCTGGCCATCGATCGTCTCCGTGGTCGCGTTCTCGGTCAGCCGGTCGAACCGGTCGGTGGCGGTCGTCGAAATGACAGTGACGTTCCGCCCATCACTGTCGTACTGCTGCCCAACGACCGTTTCTCCCTGCCGGACAGTGACTGTCGCCTCGGCGAAGGTCGCATCCGGACTGGGGAGTTCAAGATCGGTCGCCGTCTGTGCGGCGTCGAACTCCTCGTAGCTGTCGACCGTCGTCAGCGAGACTCGGTCAGTCGGCGGATCGAAGGTGCTGTCGTGAATCGAGACGTTGAACGCCGTCGACTGGACTGAAACGACCGTGCTGTTAGTGCCATCGGTCGCCTCCGATCGGACGACGCGTGAGTCATCCTGGGAGACCCA carries:
- a CDS encoding ArsR/SmtB family transcription factor translates to MSITDTTTTDDSEREADTLPSSEILTRLNAAYAQQILEAISTDAKPARDIAVECGASRATVYRRLNALQEAGLVETEMQYDGDGHHRTVFRTDFESLALR
- a CDS encoding FAD-dependent oxidoreductase, which translates into the protein MTTDQSPDSTASGATDGGAESATQREGRTPDSVAEQNWLLETDDSAPRRDRQVLVVGETVVGRTLTLLLHREGYDPLLVRQSSDSIESRATFLPQPACRVMDSLAIDTASSDHGVPVQRVSFEQGRTSAKPSSVTTAASSPGDPGAVVVDTPWLTDALEATLPDRHRSTDRALATLSPRDDGLEVTFEDGITEWFDVLVDATLDGVAHGRTRTTEPATATLAQYEAVADTQPVDSRQVREAWYSNAFVQRLPVSGGEATLVRLTVPQTAVESISPSEGFHALNDEGGPEIGGGLPPVDEWESTVVRQCVDCGDSDRTLWGGDRIVSCGPAAYPTAPATGFSPWFGIESGRRLLSELTRRNRSVSDVIDAYTRQRHQRLGTLRRTVQETREAHAYPVLESAPTVLERVAELRQLALGSFLDSRLRAIQWGSQTLPDQSR
- a CDS encoding bacterio-opsin activator domain-containing protein, producing MATDRTLRGVPIPLCGPADLRRRHTWCVDCRLRVTQRVRQARTRRSLPTRGHHRERAGSDRAPSGPRIRRDRRTEFRGAGETLPFAQAATDADCRVRLERTAAGQEGSTTLYFSFEGDVPTDAIEIAEQRLPGVVDVVTAGPASTLVEAHATDWFGSPIAEYGGILREAVAEPGETTLLVEVPRQADVRSFVERIRDVAPSLSLTAQRQLQRQDRTPSELSEQVQTALTDRQLEVVRTALAAGYFEWPREHDGSEVATRLDITQPTFNKHLRLAEQQTFELLFGEDD
- a CDS encoding PAS domain-containing protein, translated to MPYDAYQAEALRVESETEPDEDQSTETVLVPLDGHGLVAAAAPGAGQIDTVTLDATRILARHATTALDRVQQARERRESERRFRLIAEHIDEIVYLTTADYSEMLYINPAYEDIYGRPVEELYEEPTSFVDVAHPDDRERYEADVQRLIDDVAAGEPQETYEGQYRIDRDGETRWVTVTRFPITNERGEVDRVVGRVEDITERTRREREYEQIFEMAGDGIVVHDPESGDVVTVNRQMAELLGYDREAFIERPLSEFQATDEGASAQEARRLIQESAREGGQEFEWALEAANGETVWVRARHELGEIAGEQRIVALLYDITERKRREREYEQIFDGVTDSITVHDPDTAELVDANETFCDMLGYDREEILEMGIPGFSPAEQGYTIDRAKEFIETVLDADGPKQTEWAVETSDGEIRWLEVKGTSIELNGEQRHVSLSRDVTDRRRSERRLRAVLDRIDEAILITRAEAITSGSQAPEYVSSGYEDIWGQSLEELTETYDEGFFDTLHPQDADAYRQFVEDIVAAVRAGTAAESYSKEYRIRRPDGATRWVKSDYYPTEWDDGQTRLVVVSRDITERKRRERRMASFDNATDDLATADTPEEATRIAVEAAAETLNLPAVGAFLYDDDEGVLRPEVLAGQLPTDMASDPIGPGESPLWEGFAAGTSVTSDGVEQIRCSHSGQAESGPPTGLAALSAWRALSLGSHGTLLWGLPTGR
- a CDS encoding PAS domain S-box protein, coding for MGDHGDAAPETDCLLVRSGLREDSVVDIVQQWTAERPDTPVVVLAGSAEEELIGDVLSVGTAEWLPRGLAETAPGVLGERLREIVERERAQTSAREIFDNIGGVAILHDPDTGEMLHANETLCELLGQDRAETESMEIGEFTADIPGYDHEWITRVVSSVTEQDEEIEIEWPLQTAADGVRWTEARLRTVHVGGREVVLTTSVDITERRREERKYQQVFDNVNDVITVHDPWKERIVDVNQTMTELTGYNRATLLEMGLGGLSVSDAGSGPGTLYDRQRRVAATGEAQTVEWTIETAAGEQRRLETKLTPATIAGEDRVLALSRDVTARTEYERRLEQERDRRSILFENNPDPVVRVRFEEDDEPIIREINPAFETVFGFAADEVVGASVEEMLVPEDEHADFDRFRRQAASGDRVNATAPRQTASGTREFLFNVIHFDAGRGESGVADAYVWYTDVTERKRREKMVRSLHESTEAVQTAETEQAVYEAVADAITEVLDLTAPACWRATDDGRNCPGRA